One stretch of Rhinolophus ferrumequinum isolate MPI-CBG mRhiFer1 chromosome 3, mRhiFer1_v1.p, whole genome shotgun sequence DNA includes these proteins:
- the RRAGD gene encoding ras-related GTP-binding protein D isoform X2 has protein sequence MIKYVRVDQRGLHRVDVLDFSDPFSTEVKPRILLMGLRRSGKSSIQKVVFHKMSPNETLFLESTNKICREDVSNSSFVNFQIWDFPGQIDFFDPTFDYEMIFRGTGALIFVIDSQDDYMEALARLHLTVTRAYKVNTDINFEVFIHKVDGLSDDHKIETQRDIHQRANDDLADAGLEKIHLSFYLTSIYDHSIFEAFSKVVQKLIPQLPTLENLLNIFISNSGIEKAFLFDVVSKIYIATDSTPVDMQTYELCCDMIDVVIDISCIYGLKEDGAGTPYDKESTAIIKLNNTTVLYLKEVTKFLALVCFVREESFERKGLIDYNFHCFRKAIHEVFEVRMKVVKSRKVQNRLQKKKGATPNGTPRLLL, from the exons TTCTGGACTTCAGTGATCCCTTCAGCACCGAGGTGAAGCCAAGAATCCTGCTTATGGGCCTGAGGAGAAGCGGCAAGTCATCTATTCAGAAAGTTGTCTTTCACAAAATGTCTCCCAACGAAACACTCTTCTTGGAGAGCACGAACAAGATCTGCCGGGAAGATGTTTCCAACAGCTCCTTTGTTAATTTTCAGATTTGGGACTTCCCAGGACAGATTGACTTTTTTGACCCTACATTTGACTATGAGATGATCTTCCGGGGAACAGGAGCACTGATATTTGTCATCGACTCCCAG GATGATTACATGGAGGCCCTGGCCAGGCTGCACCTCACAGTGACCAGGGCCTACAAAGTGAACACCGACATCAACTTCGAGGTGTTTATTCATAAAGTGGATGGTCTGTCAGATGACCACAAAATTGAAACTCAAAGAGATATTCACCAGAGGGCAAATGATGACCTTGCTGATGCTGGATTAGAAAAAATTCATCTCAG CTTTTATCTGACAAGCATATATGATCATTCAATATTTGAAGCTTTTAGCAAAGTGGTTCAGAAACTAATTCCACAACTCCCCACCCTGGAAAATTTGCTAAACATCTTTATCTCA aattCCGGAATTGAAAAGGCATTTCTATTTGATGTGGTCAGTAAAATTTATATTGCAACTGATAGTACCCCAGTGGACATGCAAACCTATGAACTCTGCTGTGATATGATTGATGTGGTTATTGACATCTCTTGTATTTATGg TCTCAAAGAAGATGGAGCAGGAACCCCCTATGACAAGGAATCAACAGCCATTATAAAGCTGAATAATACCAcagttctttatttaaaagaggTGACAAAGTTCCTGGCTCTTGTTTGCTTTGTCAGAGAGGAAAGCTTTGAAAGAAAAg ggCTTATTGACTATAATTTTCATTGCTTCCGGAAGGCCATCCATGAAGTTTTTGAGGTGAGAATGAAAGTGGTGAAATCGCGAAAGGTTCAGAATCGGCTGCAGAAGAAAAAAGGAGCCACCCCCAATGGGACCCCTAGACTGCTACTGTAG